A window of the Butyricimonas virosa genome harbors these coding sequences:
- a CDS encoding FimB/Mfa2 family fimbrial subunit — protein sequence MKKRFSLLWSLLAMVVVCACSKSGGSDYPDPEKAGLTFQVTFDKTGMEGRAPQSTAIPETSWANVKQLQFLLYNASGQVVYSTIVNPSSALTTFTYVDVPVGTGYTLVAVANVKSSSDAVTTYIDGGTTPTEWTMWNVRQKTIPNLLVEHKASAFPTFCSAKLTTAGNTAYTEPSEIFMGAATSIDVTAGVTTPVPAIALKREVAMMRVRLNVKDSETDNENTVDFTKDASIMIYRLPENMKVGATTAGGVSATSIDANILTIKDGTVFNTSNPTSGYDPKVVLGGNFTMWRDVIVWPNNGGRTINGASTAEASVDRQYFIVVSGRGKAGHILASGDEMLTEGPVYWSGLIKQNFTPNTIREVNLTLRSGGTTEVPTKPRDEGGLTIDVAAPEAWSSNIVESALTL from the coding sequence ATGAAAAAAAGATTTAGTTTATTATGGTCATTGCTTGCAATGGTAGTTGTGTGTGCTTGTTCAAAGAGTGGTGGTTCGGATTATCCGGATCCGGAAAAGGCCGGTTTAACGTTTCAAGTTACTTTTGACAAAACCGGTATGGAAGGAAGGGCTCCACAATCTACAGCAATTCCGGAAACTTCATGGGCAAATGTCAAGCAATTACAATTCTTATTGTATAATGCGTCCGGTCAGGTGGTTTATTCAACCATCGTGAATCCGTCAAGTGCGTTGACCACTTTCACGTACGTGGACGTACCGGTAGGTACCGGTTACACGTTAGTTGCTGTTGCCAACGTGAAAAGTTCTTCCGATGCAGTTACCACTTATATAGATGGAGGTACAACTCCAACTGAATGGACGATGTGGAATGTACGTCAGAAAACAATTCCGAATTTATTAGTCGAACATAAAGCGAGTGCTTTCCCGACATTTTGTTCAGCTAAACTGACTACTGCCGGTAATACTGCTTATACTGAGCCGTCGGAAATTTTTATGGGGGCTGCAACAAGTATTGATGTAACTGCTGGTGTTACTACTCCCGTGCCGGCTATTGCTCTGAAACGTGAAGTTGCGATGATGCGTGTTCGTTTGAATGTAAAAGATAGCGAGACGGATAATGAGAACACGGTTGATTTCACGAAGGATGCTTCTATCATGATTTACCGTTTGCCTGAAAACATGAAAGTTGGGGCTACAACTGCGGGAGGGGTGAGTGCAACGTCTATTGATGCCAATATATTGACAATAAAAGACGGAACTGTTTTCAACACGTCTAATCCGACTTCCGGATATGATCCGAAGGTTGTTTTGGGTGGTAATTTCACGATGTGGAGAGATGTTATCGTGTGGCCGAATAATGGAGGACGTACTATTAATGGTGCGTCAACGGCAGAAGCATCAGTAGATCGCCAATACTTTATCGTTGTTTCCGGACGTGGTAAGGCTGGTCATATTTTGGCAAGCGGAGATGAAATGCTTACCGAGGGTCCTGTTTACTGGTCTGGTTTGATCAAGCAGAACTTTACGCCGAATACGATTCGTGAAGTGAATTTGACTTTACGTTCCGGGGGTACTACGGAAGTACCGACCAAACCTAGAGATGAGGGTGGTTTGACGATTGATGTTGCTGCACCGGAAGCTTGGAGTAGTAATATCGTAGAATCAGCACTTACACTGTAA
- a CDS encoding BACON domain-containing carbohydrate-binding protein, with protein sequence MAGKYINILLAGLLTILLLACSDDRDSLSGQASGDPLLTFNMTRAGGDIVGNTLVYLFDGQGSDAGKFNHKVQEVTYGPDRLSMTVAAGMWNIALVTANTDFSGGLIQPVRSAARKDLKMWETQLSGGTLPSMPELRTANIDGQQVIGGQDNSVTGTTILSRNVALVKVVIADAGGLDVNGTHNFELKDVPTTLNWEGGLFPTAKSPRVSNTPMTGTFRVKDSVSLPGHQRSDTLYFVIPAHKGNDYLTANPKDTTESHMKVSVDLACEGGSRFQKTDVVIPRVPRVNGILLVRLLVGGKLDVTADVLGWEDVELNADLSQTQLYTDKASVGLSHKDTLYVNTNASDFSVQSPGGWITSVRKIANNGVEITANVDTYVDNQPRSSYITIKANNVTKRIPVTQRPDEGTISVNNKRLVFCPNLHENRQIEITSIGGDWKFLTTNPRKATANKQNGVAGNSTVSFTRSSVAYNKTLDEGHLVYGDTTVIVKNMMTLDTDTIRLTNCYIYVDDNNTIAAKAPEGGASSAETISEDVIVYGGDRIIENFSSPQNWIRNISWDFIGQKLTFTTDRNVGNPDPEDDDEPRSGKMTFRHATCPDYVVTANVYQDILVTIPPFHFFVVKFTWKNNDVDIAVEFAGNHLTSIGANNSTYDKIPVGYSMHNHNKGKAPEVIGTAGGTSTGRVSFEYRGQTLLQWGGDATGGQGETVFFNAPVLEGDVNSPRKIKLDVYATWYTSDRAPDTMTLTMYAYKGGSMQPSGTNFVHVGGETEPLYDKAHIVMITTTKGASNYSATTGGYTKVATITYDRVKHSASIKVWAAVP encoded by the coding sequence ATGGCAGGAAAATATATAAACATATTGTTAGCGGGGTTATTGACTATTCTCCTACTAGCTTGCTCGGACGACAGGGATTCCCTGTCCGGGCAAGCGAGCGGGGATCCTCTATTGACGTTCAACATGACGAGAGCGGGTGGGGATATCGTCGGTAACACGTTAGTCTATCTTTTTGATGGACAGGGAAGTGATGCTGGAAAGTTCAACCATAAGGTTCAGGAGGTAACTTACGGCCCGGATCGACTTTCGATGACTGTCGCTGCCGGGATGTGGAATATAGCTCTTGTGACTGCCAATACAGATTTTAGTGGTGGGTTGATACAACCTGTTCGCAGTGCTGCCCGCAAGGATTTGAAGATGTGGGAAACCCAGCTATCTGGAGGAACATTACCTTCTATGCCGGAATTACGCACGGCCAATATTGATGGGCAACAGGTTATTGGCGGACAAGATAATTCGGTTACAGGAACTACTATATTGTCACGAAACGTGGCTTTGGTAAAGGTGGTTATCGCTGATGCGGGAGGGTTGGATGTGAACGGGACTCATAATTTTGAACTGAAAGATGTTCCGACTACCTTGAATTGGGAGGGAGGATTGTTCCCGACGGCAAAGAGTCCTAGGGTGAGTAACACGCCAATGACCGGGACTTTCCGTGTTAAAGATAGTGTTTCATTACCGGGTCATCAACGTAGTGACACGTTGTATTTTGTCATTCCGGCTCATAAAGGGAACGATTATTTGACTGCTAATCCGAAAGATACGACGGAGAGCCACATGAAGGTAAGTGTTGATTTGGCTTGTGAGGGTGGAAGCCGTTTTCAAAAAACGGATGTGGTTATCCCGCGGGTTCCTCGTGTAAACGGTATACTGCTTGTACGTCTTCTAGTTGGTGGAAAGTTGGATGTGACGGCTGATGTTTTGGGATGGGAGGATGTTGAATTGAATGCCGACTTATCCCAAACTCAGCTTTACACGGACAAAGCTTCCGTGGGATTGTCACATAAGGATACGCTTTACGTGAATACGAATGCCTCGGATTTCTCTGTACAATCGCCGGGAGGGTGGATTACTTCCGTGAGGAAAATAGCTAATAACGGTGTCGAGATCACGGCTAATGTGGATACTTACGTGGATAACCAACCTCGTAGTTCTTATATTACGATTAAGGCGAATAATGTGACAAAGAGGATTCCCGTGACGCAAAGACCGGATGAAGGGACAATCAGCGTGAATAATAAACGATTGGTTTTCTGTCCGAATCTTCACGAGAACAGGCAGATTGAGATTACGAGTATCGGAGGGGACTGGAAATTTTTGACTACGAATCCTAGGAAAGCCACAGCGAATAAACAGAATGGTGTTGCGGGAAACAGTACAGTAAGCTTTACTCGTTCTTCTGTTGCTTACAACAAGACGTTGGACGAGGGACATCTTGTTTATGGAGATACGACGGTTATCGTTAAAAATATGATGACGCTTGATACGGATACGATACGATTGACGAATTGTTATATCTATGTTGATGATAATAATACGATTGCAGCGAAAGCTCCGGAAGGAGGAGCATCGAGTGCAGAGACTATTTCAGAGGATGTAATTGTATATGGTGGAGATAGGATAATTGAGAATTTTTCATCTCCTCAGAACTGGATTCGTAATATTTCCTGGGATTTTATTGGTCAGAAATTGACATTTACCACGGATCGTAACGTGGGAAATCCAGATCCGGAAGATGATGACGAACCTCGTTCGGGTAAGATGACATTCAGACATGCCACGTGTCCGGATTACGTGGTGACTGCTAATGTTTATCAAGATATATTGGTGACAATTCCTCCGTTCCATTTCTTTGTGGTGAAATTTACATGGAAGAATAATGATGTAGATATTGCAGTGGAATTTGCAGGTAATCACCTCACTAGTATTGGGGCGAATAATAGTACGTATGATAAAATACCGGTAGGTTATTCAATGCATAACCATAATAAAGGGAAAGCACCTGAGGTAATAGGCACTGCTGGTGGTACCAGTACGGGGAGGGTGTCTTTTGAGTATAGGGGACAAACCCTTTTACAGTGGGGTGGTGATGCGACAGGAGGACAAGGTGAAACAGTTTTCTTTAATGCTCCGGTATTGGAAGGGGATGTCAATTCTCCCCGGAAAATCAAACTTGATGTTTATGCCACATGGTATACTTCCGATCGGGCTCCAGATACAATGACATTAACGATGTATGCTTATAAAGGAGGCTCGATGCAGCCAAGTGGTACTAATTTCGTTCATGTTGGAGGGGAGACTGAGCCTTTGTATGACAAGGCGCATATTGTTATGATTACAACAACGAAAGGTGCAAGTAATTACAGTGCGACCACGGGAGGATATACTAAAGTTGCAACTATTACTTACGATCGTGTAAAACACTCGGCATCAATTAAAGTTTGGGCTGCTGTACCATAA
- a CDS encoding Calx-beta domain-containing protein: MKKTRIHRVWILFLLSVVTCLQVKAQYMPVVFDKVYGDKNQIQLVCPLPGDEVALVGKEGQKYNLTWVEREGGVIFSLPLTGFTAVNEIVELDNSRVLVVGQSSVPNVKGKKDKITLCGRIVVINRGGRIVSDIYAGDQGSNFLKGMLLRSGAFVVSGSEPKGADGRQGILLKLDPTGSVVYQYKNAGGGYCDQFAVMGNSIEYICAAFSAGKDKEQALVVRLDDKGKPYYMTTIPAKQFVVTGLNANINDGSVLVIGNSPTDGGIIYKIRPEGDIVFAKNMIPANQGAAMLDHLQVARNGNILVGGSGSQGYYALLRNDGTALYSGTSKGNVRGIGMNPATGESVVTTYDMSGRRGTFIRIHPTGKVEFERSLDGNFDKMKVTNSGEILLLSSSEGRVCMFSSTGEKEFDRYVTDNKPTAYRQAYTSSSGELLFLGMGGRLVKLGHGLYVSDVKITKPVNGIATAIFTITLTGYATTKEGAPIPVSVGYATQEKTANIANNFTPVKGKLSFTPSRGTADRYLVKQDIEVSVKANNLIEGMKEFELVLSDAQQSYLVKPVGKAVIEDQQAVVKLVRTEQGEEGTKDILYELGLFKPDGTPLTNSTGANIIVDGIYGEGTADALDFDMGLTPRVMFANGSQKSSFLVKTLEDTRYELPKTVVINFNKVHCLSGSNVAFEGELLSCSGVVVDQPARLMIASLGDHRLNNNVVSGFFTVSLVRASDGALLTNATGSDVIVNCVTVPDASAKEGKDFVFTNMHDLRISGDGNHSSANVYGVVLYSTDAAEKQVKLKIKSVTQPTGAQPISVSDAEATAEFTIRK; the protein is encoded by the coding sequence ATGAAGAAGACAAGAATTCATAGAGTGTGGATATTGTTCCTGCTGAGCGTTGTCACTTGTTTACAGGTGAAGGCTCAGTATATGCCGGTGGTGTTTGATAAGGTGTATGGTGATAAGAATCAGATTCAACTGGTTTGTCCGTTGCCCGGCGATGAGGTTGCTTTAGTAGGTAAAGAAGGTCAAAAGTATAACCTGACATGGGTAGAACGGGAAGGTGGAGTCATTTTTTCGCTTCCATTGACAGGCTTTACTGCCGTGAACGAGATTGTGGAGTTGGATAACAGCCGGGTTTTGGTGGTTGGACAGTCCAGTGTACCGAATGTAAAAGGTAAAAAGGATAAAATTACTTTATGTGGACGTATCGTGGTGATTAATCGAGGCGGACGTATCGTTTCCGATATTTATGCCGGAGATCAAGGAAGTAATTTCTTGAAAGGTATGTTGCTGCGGAGCGGGGCGTTCGTGGTGTCCGGTTCGGAACCGAAGGGTGCGGACGGTCGCCAGGGAATCCTGTTGAAACTGGATCCGACTGGTAGTGTGGTTTACCAGTATAAAAATGCCGGAGGTGGTTATTGTGACCAGTTTGCGGTGATGGGGAATTCGATTGAATATATTTGTGCGGCATTCTCAGCCGGAAAGGATAAAGAGCAAGCTCTCGTGGTTCGTCTGGATGATAAGGGTAAACCTTATTACATGACGACGATTCCGGCAAAACAGTTTGTTGTGACTGGGTTGAATGCCAATATTAATGACGGTTCGGTGCTTGTGATTGGTAATTCACCGACAGATGGGGGGATTATTTACAAGATTCGCCCGGAGGGGGACATCGTGTTCGCAAAGAATATGATTCCCGCCAACCAAGGGGCCGCTATGCTGGATCATCTTCAAGTAGCCCGTAATGGTAACATTCTGGTTGGAGGTAGCGGAAGTCAAGGATATTACGCTTTGTTGCGTAATGATGGAACAGCCTTGTATTCAGGTACGTCCAAGGGAAATGTGCGAGGAATCGGGATGAACCCGGCAACAGGGGAATCCGTGGTGACGACTTATGACATGAGCGGACGTAGAGGCACGTTTATACGTATTCATCCGACCGGAAAAGTGGAGTTCGAGCGTTCACTAGATGGTAATTTTGATAAAATGAAAGTGACCAATAGCGGGGAAATTTTATTGTTATCTTCTTCTGAAGGACGGGTTTGTATGTTTTCGTCCACGGGTGAAAAGGAGTTTGACCGTTACGTGACGGATAATAAACCGACAGCTTATCGTCAGGCATATACCTCTTCATCCGGGGAGTTACTTTTCTTGGGAATGGGAGGTCGTCTCGTGAAACTGGGACATGGTCTTTATGTTTCGGACGTGAAGATCACGAAACCGGTGAATGGAATTGCCACGGCTATTTTTACCATAACTCTGACCGGATATGCCACGACGAAAGAAGGTGCGCCAATTCCGGTAAGTGTGGGATATGCTACCCAAGAGAAAACGGCTAATATTGCGAATAATTTTACACCGGTGAAAGGAAAGCTTTCGTTTACCCCGTCACGGGGAACGGCCGACCGTTATCTGGTAAAACAAGATATAGAGGTGTCCGTGAAAGCGAATAATCTGATCGAGGGAATGAAAGAGTTTGAACTTGTACTTTCGGATGCACAGCAAAGTTACTTGGTGAAACCCGTGGGTAAAGCGGTGATCGAGGATCAACAGGCTGTTGTGAAGCTAGTACGCACGGAACAGGGAGAAGAGGGAACAAAAGATATTTTATACGAGCTTGGATTGTTTAAACCGGATGGAACTCCTTTGACAAATTCGACGGGAGCCAATATCATCGTGGATGGTATTTACGGGGAAGGAACTGCAGATGCGCTTGATTTTGATATGGGATTAACTCCAAGAGTGATGTTTGCCAATGGCTCGCAGAAGTCATCCTTCTTGGTGAAAACGCTGGAGGATACTCGTTATGAATTGCCCAAGACAGTCGTGATAAACTTTAATAAAGTACATTGCCTGAGTGGTTCGAATGTGGCTTTTGAAGGAGAGTTGTTGAGTTGTAGCGGGGTGGTTGTCGATCAACCGGCACGTTTAATGATTGCTTCCCTTGGCGATCACAGATTGAATAACAATGTTGTATCGGGATTCTTCACGGTGTCTTTGGTGCGAGCTTCTGACGGGGCTTTGCTGACGAATGCCACCGGAAGTGATGTTATCGTGAATTGCGTGACGGTTCCTGATGCTTCAGCTAAAGAAGGTAAAGACTTTGTGTTTACGAATATGCATGATCTCCGCATCAGTGGTGACGGAAATCATAGTTCTGCGAACGTGTATGGTGTGGTGCTATATAGTACGGATGCAGCGGAAAAACAAGTGAAGTTGAAAATCAAGTCTGTAACTCAACCCACGGGTGCGCAACCGATCAGTGTTTCTGATGCAGAAGCTACGGCCGAGTTTACGATCCGTAAATAA
- a CDS encoding tyrosine-type recombinase/integrase, protein MKREFLTQFMERLIVELEREQRDGTAHVYQSTLKRLKKFANGREVSFKQLTPEWLSQFERKLLADQLKWNSISTYMRTLRSVYNQAVERGIASYIPRLFSRVHTGIDCQVKRAVSPEVICRLMTDKKPLPERLSFTRDMFVLLFLLRGMPFVDLAFLRKCDLQGNVVVYHRHKTRRKLTVVVCPEAMAIIEKYKDMYPDSPYLLPIIQDSKQDEYRQYSKMLRLHNYRLRQVGYFLKIREQLSTYVARHTWATTALRQNYNSSLICDAMGHSSVKVTETYFQRYREDEVNQLNNALVAFVLSKKVSY, encoded by the coding sequence ATGAAACGAGAATTTTTAACACAGTTTATGGAGCGACTTATTGTCGAGTTGGAACGAGAGCAGCGAGATGGTACTGCTCATGTTTATCAGAGTACTTTGAAACGGTTGAAGAAATTTGCGAATGGGCGCGAAGTTAGTTTTAAGCAATTGACCCCAGAATGGTTATCTCAATTCGAGCGGAAACTGTTGGCCGACCAATTGAAGTGGAATTCCATTTCAACCTATATGCGGACGTTGAGATCCGTTTATAATCAAGCGGTTGAACGAGGGATTGCCTCTTATATACCCCGTCTTTTCAGTCGGGTACACACCGGGATTGATTGTCAGGTGAAAAGGGCTGTTTCCCCGGAGGTGATCTGTCGGTTGATGACAGATAAGAAGCCTCTGCCTGAACGGCTTTCTTTTACTCGGGATATGTTTGTCCTGCTGTTTTTGTTGCGGGGAATGCCCTTTGTCGATCTGGCATTCTTGCGTAAATGTGATTTGCAGGGAAACGTGGTTGTTTATCATCGGCACAAGACAAGACGAAAACTGACCGTTGTGGTTTGTCCCGAGGCGATGGCTATTATCGAGAAATATAAGGATATGTACCCTGATTCTCCCTATTTGCTTCCTATTATTCAGGACTCCAAGCAGGATGAATACCGGCAGTATTCCAAGATGTTACGCTTGCATAACTACCGGTTGCGACAAGTCGGGTATTTCCTGAAAATCAGGGAGCAGTTAAGTACTTACGTGGCTCGCCATACTTGGGCAACGACGGCATTACGACAGAATTATAATTCCAGCCTGATCTGTGATGCGATGGGGCATTCGTCGGTTAAGGTGACCGAGACTTATTTCCAGCGTTACCGGGAAGATGAGGTGAATCAATTAAATAATGCACTTGTGGCTTTTGTTCTATCCAAGAAAGTGTCGTATTGA
- a CDS encoding FimB/Mfa2 family fimbrial subunit: protein MGKNRLLIVFTGVIIQLLLASCTYDYFKDETNYQVYVPEVVDNKVSDCRVLVYDETGVLVGARYEAAPWKDPRMRAGLFSFRLPPGEYKVYCYTNTDSLSFADEQQLETSAFMLNNSSSGENHYVHPSDVLFQKFVPVIDHPGVLRTDTVELEHYTGRVTVRFKNFPGDVSRIENVQLLAEGVSTVQYLKYDTIAGRQTRDDHMFHFGELPAQITADYLEVDHRYLPSVEGEFMRLNYTFLDSDGVAVNHLPVEVKDKLTGLPLRLLHGRRIIIEIDSYVVIKVSIVGWNEDIESGDTNME from the coding sequence ATGGGAAAGAACAGACTTCTCATAGTATTTACGGGTGTGATTATCCAACTCCTGCTCGCGTCATGTACTTATGATTATTTTAAAGATGAAACCAATTACCAGGTTTACGTACCCGAAGTGGTGGATAATAAGGTTAGTGACTGTCGTGTACTGGTTTATGACGAGACTGGAGTGTTGGTGGGAGCGCGTTACGAGGCTGCCCCGTGGAAAGATCCCCGTATGAGAGCAGGGTTGTTTAGTTTCAGATTACCCCCTGGTGAATATAAGGTCTATTGTTATACGAATACAGATAGTCTTTCATTCGCAGATGAGCAACAACTGGAAACCTCTGCTTTTATGTTGAATAATAGCAGTTCCGGGGAGAATCATTACGTGCATCCTTCGGACGTGTTATTCCAGAAGTTTGTGCCTGTGATCGATCATCCGGGAGTTTTACGTACCGACACGGTAGAATTGGAACATTATACGGGACGGGTAACCGTGCGTTTTAAAAATTTTCCAGGCGACGTGTCTCGTATAGAAAACGTGCAATTGTTGGCAGAAGGGGTGTCCACCGTACAGTATTTGAAGTATGATACTATCGCTGGCCGACAGACTCGGGATGATCATATGTTTCATTTCGGAGAGTTACCGGCACAGATAACAGCTGATTATCTAGAGGTGGATCATCGTTATTTACCGTCTGTAGAAGGCGAATTTATGAGACTGAATTATACATTCCTGGATAGTGACGGTGTTGCCGTCAATCATTTACCGGTGGAAGTGAAAGATAAACTGACCGGGTTGCCACTCAGGCTATTGCATGGCCGACGAATCATTATTGAAATCGATTCTTACGTGGTGATCAAAGTTTCGATCGTGGGATGGAATGAAGATATTGAGAGTGGAGATACGAACATGGAATGA
- a CDS encoding DUF3575 domain-containing protein, whose amino-acid sequence MKPVVRYILLVSVLLCLFGGVRAQSVKVNVPLWLTGSPNIGFEYTLTRQLTVNAEGAWLPYMFKKNEEVFRVLMGSAELRYYWNPQNFYTNDSWDGFYIGPYAMYGTFNIGLLKHNDPLRSYRRKGWGVSGGITFGYKYAFNSRLALDMNIGVGYAHFQYDKYKLGGEYVNFPLELKKTKQWIGPTKFGVSLTYNIFR is encoded by the coding sequence ATGAAACCAGTTGTACGATATATTTTACTTGTTTCCGTTTTACTTTGTTTATTTGGCGGGGTACGGGCGCAAAGTGTTAAGGTAAATGTACCTTTATGGTTGACCGGTTCACCTAATATCGGTTTTGAGTACACGTTAACGCGACAGCTCACGGTGAATGCCGAGGGGGCGTGGTTACCGTATATGTTTAAGAAGAATGAAGAAGTTTTTAGAGTGTTGATGGGATCTGCGGAATTACGATACTATTGGAACCCGCAAAATTTTTACACGAATGATTCATGGGATGGATTTTATATCGGTCCTTATGCCATGTATGGCACTTTTAATATCGGGTTGTTGAAACACAATGATCCGCTCCGGAGTTATCGCCGGAAAGGATGGGGGGTATCGGGAGGTATTACTTTCGGGTACAAATATGCTTTTAACTCCCGTCTGGCGCTGGATATGAATATCGGTGTTGGATATGCTCATTTCCAGTATGATAAATATAAACTAGGAGGAGAATACGTGAATTTCCCGTTGGAACTCAAGAAGACCAAACAATGGATTGGTCCGACGAAGTTCGGCGTGAGTCTTACATACAATATATTCCGCTAG
- a CDS encoding polymer-forming cytoskeletal protein has protein sequence MFGKKKNEDDSEKLMKVSADNLTMITIGTIVKGIITIAGGLHLEGTLEGDIICKGKVVIGPQGKVKGNVNCDTAVLYGLLQGDIRAMNELYMKSGCMVKGDVYTRKLEIEPNAGFDGVCNTTGMNVPVKDKNTKVEKVMVVEEK, from the coding sequence ATGTTTGGAAAGAAAAAGAATGAAGATGACTCTGAAAAATTAATGAAAGTCAGTGCTGACAACCTGACAATGATAACAATAGGGACGATAGTGAAAGGGATAATCACTATTGCTGGAGGATTACATCTGGAGGGAACGTTAGAGGGAGACATTATTTGTAAAGGGAAAGTTGTGATTGGTCCACAAGGAAAAGTCAAGGGAAATGTGAACTGTGATACCGCGGTATTGTATGGTCTGTTGCAAGGAGATATTCGTGCAATGAATGAACTGTACATGAAATCCGGGTGCATGGTAAAAGGTGATGTTTACACGCGTAAGCTGGAAATAGAGCCGAATGCCGGATTCGATGGTGTTTGTAATACCACCGGGATGAATGTCCCCGTGAAGGACAAGAACACCAAAGTGGAAAAGGTCATGGTGGTGGAGGAAAAGTAG
- a CDS encoding OmpA family protein, which produces MRKKKIQILLSVAVFFFLMDGAIPVKAQERKLGRVERRADRNFVRQKFNKAMAQYETALKKEENVQNQAALHLKIARLYFMVRDYSWAIGHYEKAMELERNLFLVDDVCDYIDALRFQGQVRKAEAICLNNAYKDQYSRYQRYQNTLEALAMRHSVQEFPGFTAKRLSLNTPNAEFWIGNYGEQPFYAISYSKFNDPGKLFFHRTHYYELKEVGEKVMSQKSPRYSDYFRKIPVDLQNGPVTFSPDMQVMVTTVIEYDKKNVSVEMVDKKHRPFRTKLYYSVIKSQSKRFGRYIPVFPQDPENSYAHPYLFNDGKSLLFTSDMPGGFGGFDLYVVHWDEETQEWGTPMNLGADVNTEGNEIFPVLYEGRLIFSSNGLPGFGGYDLFNADYDHEGVVPGSVRHFPYPVNSVFNDYFMCPLDLRTAYFVSDREMESRDDIYYLQTEEDLGTQQGDPHFGMSEESAILGGALLLNGATESVTKETISLKQYAPEGLLMTLYFNFDSDELTKESIQCLKRFINEMGTYYFSELRFDGFADEMGSDNYNHVLSARRAKRVAEFLRDHGVNIDFNIKAHGKVKLSPEEIKEEMGNQSEGNIDWIQVNRRARRVEIYHKR; this is translated from the coding sequence ATGAGAAAAAAGAAGATACAAATTCTCTTGTCGGTTGCCGTGTTTTTTTTCCTGATGGATGGAGCGATTCCTGTGAAGGCGCAGGAACGTAAGCTGGGACGGGTGGAAAGACGGGCTGACCGTAATTTTGTAAGGCAGAAGTTTAATAAAGCGATGGCGCAGTATGAAACGGCTCTTAAAAAAGAAGAGAATGTGCAAAATCAAGCCGCTCTTCACTTGAAGATTGCGCGCTTGTATTTCATGGTACGGGATTATAGTTGGGCTATCGGACATTACGAGAAGGCGATGGAGCTGGAACGGAATTTGTTCCTCGTGGATGACGTGTGTGATTACATTGATGCATTGCGTTTTCAAGGTCAGGTACGGAAAGCCGAGGCAATTTGCCTGAACAATGCCTATAAAGATCAGTATAGCAGGTACCAGCGTTACCAGAATACACTGGAGGCACTTGCCATGCGCCATTCCGTGCAGGAATTCCCCGGTTTCACGGCCAAACGACTGTCTTTGAACACGCCGAATGCCGAGTTCTGGATCGGGAATTACGGGGAACAACCTTTCTATGCCATTAGTTATAGTAAGTTTAACGATCCCGGAAAGTTATTTTTCCATCGTACTCACTATTACGAGTTGAAGGAGGTCGGGGAAAAGGTGATGTCGCAGAAATCACCGCGATATTCCGATTACTTCCGGAAGATTCCGGTGGATTTGCAGAATGGACCGGTAACGTTTTCTCCAGATATGCAGGTGATGGTGACCACGGTGATCGAGTACGATAAAAAGAATGTATCGGTGGAGATGGTGGACAAAAAACATCGTCCTTTCCGTACTAAATTGTATTATTCCGTGATCAAGAGCCAGAGTAAACGTTTTGGAAGGTACATCCCGGTTTTCCCGCAAGACCCGGAAAATTCGTACGCTCATCCTTACTTGTTTAATGACGGGAAATCGTTGTTGTTCACTTCTGATATGCCGGGAGGATTTGGCGGGTTTGACTTGTACGTCGTTCATTGGGATGAAGAGACACAGGAGTGGGGAACCCCAATGAATTTGGGTGCGGATGTCAATACGGAAGGGAATGAGATTTTCCCCGTACTTTACGAAGGACGCCTTATTTTTTCCTCTAACGGGTTACCGGGTTTCGGGGGATATGACTTGTTCAATGCCGACTATGATCACGAAGGAGTAGTCCCGGGCAGTGTGCGTCATTTTCCTTATCCGGTGAATTCGGTTTTCAACGACTATTTTATGTGTCCGCTGGATTTGCGAACCGCTTATTTTGTCTCGGACCGGGAAATGGAGTCCCGGGATGACATTTATTATTTGCAAACCGAGGAAGATTTGGGGACTCAACAGGGTGATCCTCATTTTGGGATGAGCGAAGAAAGTGCGATTCTAGGCGGGGCTTTATTACTGAACGGGGCCACGGAATCGGTTACCAAAGAAACTATTTCACTAAAACAATATGCACCGGAAGGTTTACTAATGACTCTTTACTTTAATTTCGATTCGGATGAATTGACCAAAGAATCCATTCAATGCCTAAAGCGGTTTATTAATGAAATGGGTACTTATTATTTTTCAGAATTGAGGTTTGACGGTTTTGCGGACGAAATGGGTAGTGACAATTACAACCATGTTTTGTCTGCAAGGAGGGCGAAGAGGGTTGCCGAATTTTTGCGGGATCACGGTGTCAATATAGATTTCAATATAAAAGCTCACGGTAAGGTGAAGCTTTCTCCCGAAGAGATAAAAGAAGAAATGGGAAATCAATCGGAGGGAAATATTGATTGGATACAGGTGAATCGTCGGGCAAGACGTGTTGAGATATATCATAAGAGGTAG